Part of the Caretta caretta isolate rCarCar2 chromosome 7, rCarCar1.hap1, whole genome shotgun sequence genome is shown below.
CTCACCTGGTGTCACGCAGTGTGCGGGAGTCAGGGCCCTAcacccccacttcctgtgattccctgtgactctcagccagccagtaaaatggaaggctTATTGGAGGACAGGAGcacagtcccaaacagagcttgtTGGTACAACTAGGACCTCTCAGAcaggtccttctggggggcagggagcgtagaccccagccttggggttccctccatttccccagtcCACTCCCAACTCAAAACCCCTTCCTGCCGACTCACCCAGCCTCCGGCtcttcctccagcctttgtccagcttCCCAGGCAAAAGGTGTCACCTCGCCCCAACCCTCCttctggctcaggtgacaggctcaggTACTGTCCCGCTAGTGAAgccaccccctgctatcccatccccaatgcagacagtcccagtaaaactcccctgccacatcccCAGGTCAGTCCTCCCTGCTCCGTCACACCTGGCCTCTCTGCTGCAGGTGGGCTCCTTCCAGCTCTTCGTGGAAGGCTACAAGGACGCGGATTACTGGCTGCGGCGCTTCGAGGCGGAGCCGCTCCCCGAGAACACCAaccggcagctgctgctgcagttcGAGAGGCTGGTGGTCCTGGACTACATCATCAGGAACACAGGTGGGGCTGGTGCCGCACCCATGCCCAGGAGCCCCGGCATTGGGCCTTGCTGcctggagggagctggggagggggagagcaatGAGTGGGGAGTCAGCATATTGCTGCCCCAGGACGGGGGGAGGGTGTGGAGTCGCTGCACCCCCTGCCACAGGGCAGCTGTGACTGGGGTGGATCACAGCAGCTAACAGCACCACTTCCCTGACACGAATGGTGTAGCCAGGGGAGGCAGAAGGTCATAGCTCAGGCTGGCCTGGCCGGGGCCCTGCGGTTAaacccctgtctgcagctggaatgccaaggagctggagctgcagttCTATCCCTGCTTGGCACTGGCCTGGGCAGGGGGGTTCGTGACTGGCTTGGGGGAACGCTCCCCTCCTCAGCACCGTGCCAGGCAGAGTCTGGCCCTGCTCggtctgggagtggggtgggtctCCTGGCCTTGGGGCCTGAGCTTGGTCCAGCTGCcaaggcagggctggaggggaagaTGCCGCTCCTGGGCTGTGCCTGTGAATGCTCCCAAACTGTTCGGTCTCTGGGGGTGACGTATTTGGGGGCAGCCCTGGCTGGCTTGGGGCCTGGAGCCGTTTCCCAGGGTAGAGTTCCCTTTGCCAGCCACTGAGCTCCCCCTGGGGCCCTCATGTGTGTAGTtctatcttccccctcccccgtcccctccctccAAAATCCCTGGAGGAGTCTGTGTCCCCTCCCGTGTGCCGCGCGCACCCAGAGGGTTACGTGGCCCAGGGTTGCCCTGGTGCTGCTGGAGACTGTGAACCCCCACTCCGTGCCTCGCATGCCCGAGCAGGGAGCTTTGGTGCTGCTCCTCCCCAAACAGGGCAGGTCCTGTAGTGACGTCCACTGGTTCTGCTCCCTGCAGATCGAGGCAATGACAACTGGCTGATCAAGTATGACTGCCCGCTGGACAGCACAAGTGTGCgggtgagtggggagggggctgggcagggagtgtGGGGAAAGTCACTGGACTGTCAGGCAGCAGAGgcgagttctgaatgtgctgagGTTCTGGGTCTTCTCTCCAGTGGTGGGGAGTTGTCCAGCCCCATGGATGGTTCTCGCAAGCCTCCCCTTCTGGCTGATGGCAGTGTGATTTACATGGACCGAGGCTCTTGTCggaggaggagccagggcccGTTCTGTGCAGGTGTTGGCATAGGGATGCAGatggggagctgggctctgtttAGGTACCATGTGGCAGGCTGGAGATGTGCTTGTGATGGTGTTGCTAGGTAGACTCGCCGTCCCCACAACAGTAGTGCGATGTGGCAGTCGAGCTGTGGCTCATTCAGTCTCCCAGCCCCTCTGTGAAGCCCCAAAGGCTGTGTGGTCTGAGCCCCAGCCAGCTGCAGGTGGTATTGGCCAATTCTTGGCACTCTCTAAGCAGGAGGGGCGTTGGGAGCTAGAAGGGCCCATTGTGGGCATctcctctgacctcctgtataacacagggcagAGACCTGCCCTGcaataattcctagggcagagcttcaaaaacatcccatctggatttaacaatggctggtgatggagaatccaccccgaGCCTGGGAAGTCGTTCCAGTGGTTAATGTACACCTCATTTCCAGCCTCTATCTGTGTAGCTTCAACGTCCAGCCACTGGATTGAGTGAGACCTTCTTTGGCTGGACTGCAGAGCTTGTGGTTAAATATCTGTCCCCCTTGTAGGTGCTGACAGACAGATcgagtcaccccttagccttctccttgttaagctaaatagatcgagctccttgagtctgtcactatcaggcaggttttctaatcctttaatcattcccgtgactcttctctgacccctctccaatttacccacatccttcttgactttgtgtgcaccagaactggacaccagtgccaaatccagaggtaaaatcacctctctgctccttctcaagtcccctgtttatgcatcccaggatcgcatttgTTCTTTTAGCCACAGCGTCACCCTGGtatgtttaaaaaatgtaaaaataaaaaaaaaaaaaaaatagaatgaatggaagaaaggggaaatttgGTAGAAATAAATATTCATCAGAAGTTGGGAATTGTAGAAAATGTGATAAGGGAAGTCCAGGGAGACGCAGAGAAATCCATGGCCAGCAGAGTGAGGGACAATAAGGAGGagcctgacaatggtattggtccattgaCAGATGGAAATGGTGGTAGAATTATTAgtgataatgcagaaaaggcagaaatgttcagtAAACATTAATATtctgggggcaaaaaaaaattatatctcATTGTATGGAGACAATACTATTTCAATTCACCTTGTACCTCTGGAGAGTGTTAGACATTagtaaagttagacatttttaaatcagcaagtccaggtaacttgcattcaagagtttAAAAAGAGCTGCCTGAGGAACTCGCTGgaccattaatattgattttcaataggttatggagcactgggaaagttccagaagactggaagaaagctactgttatgccaatttttaaaaagggtaaacaagatgacctgggtaattataggcctgacagctatcctgggcaagataatggagttgCTAATGCAGGACTCAGTTACTAAAGAACTAAAGGAGcataatgtaattaaagcaaATGAGTTCAGATTTATGGAAATTAGATCCTGTCAAATTGGATATATTCTTTGATGGAGATTATAAGTTAAGTTGATaaagtggacatagtgtacttagatttccagaaagcctttgacaaggtccctcaccaaaggctcttacgtaaattaagttgtcatgggataagagggaagatcctttcatggattgagaactggttaaaagacagggaacaaagggtaggaataaatggtaaattttcagaaaggagggggtaactagtggtgttccccaagggtcagtcctaggaccaatcctattcaacttattgaTAAATGTTCTGGAGAAAGgtgtaaacagcgaggtggcaaagtttgcagatgatactaaactgctcaaaataattaagaccaaagcagactgtgaagaacttcaaaaagatctcacaaaactaagggattgggcaacaaaatggcaaatgaaatttaatgtggataaatgtaaagtaatgcacatggggaaaaaataatcccaattatacatacaatatgatggggggctaatttagctacaactaatcaggagaaagatcttggagtcatcgtggatagttctctgaagatgtccacgcagtgtgcagcggcagtcaaaaaagcaaacaggatgttagggaatcattaaaaaagggatagagaataagatggagaatatcttattgcccttaaataaatccatgatacgcccacatcatgaatactgcgtacaggtgtggtcccctcatctcaaaaaagatatgctggcattagaaaaggttcagaaaagggcaactaaaatgattagggtcccatatgaggagagatgaaagaggctaggacttttcagcttggaaaagaggagactaaggggggatatgataaaggtgtATAaactcatgagtggtgtggagaaagtgaattaggaaaagttatttacttgttcccataatataagaactaggggccacccaatgaaattaatgggcagcaggtttaaaacaaatcaaaggaagttgttcttcgctcagcgcacagtcaacctgtggaactccttgcctgaggaggttgtgaaggctaggactataatagggtttaaaagagaactggataaattcatggaggttaagtccattaatggctattagccaggatgggtaaggaatggtgtccctagcttctgtttgtcagagggtggagatggatggcaggagagagatcactagatcattacctgttagcttcactccctctggggcacctggcattggccactgtcaggagacaggatactgggctggatggacttttggtctgacccagtctggccattcttatgttcttaaggtaatAGTGCTTATGAAACATACTTAGacttctataaggcatttgacttgggactgcatgaccttttttttttttttaattcaaaataatataaaattaacctgGCACACATGAAATGGACTAAACGCTGggtaactgataggtctcaaaatgtcacTGTAACTGGGGAATTATCATTGAGTAGATCTGTTtccagtgaggtcctgcagggatcagttcttggccctacacaaTGTAAGTTTTATCAATGaccaggaagaaaacataaaatcatccctgataaagtttgcagatgacccaaaatctGGGGGGGTGGTAAATagcaaagaggacaggtcacagaTACAGTGTGATCTGCATCGCTTGGCAAACGAGCACGAGTAAACAATGTGCATTTTCACGCGGCTAAATGTCAATGTACACACCTAGGGACAAAGACTGCAGGTCACACTTACAGGCTGGGGGACTCCGTCCTGGGAagattcctaacttctgatttatactcATTACTATCAACTCCCCCGTCTCCCATTTGTGTGTACTATCTCGTTATTTGTTATAGCTGCTGTCACTTCCCCCTAAACCAGTTCAGTTTTGTTTAATCAGCGGAACcctcttcctcaattgtggcttttgggCCATCCAGTGAAGTGTTCTTAAATGATCCCCAATGATCATTCACATTGGTCTCATTAAACTctccctcccagctgatttggctcatcaTTGTTTTtaagctttgtgaaactggccttGTTAAAGCCCCAAGTATTTATACCACTGGCCTGGGCTTCTTTCTGCTTCCATGTTATAAGTGTGATCAGTCacgatcacttgtacctaaggtCCCATTAACTTCTAGTTATGTGGTCAGCTCCTCCTTATCTGTAGGACAACGTCTGCTAGAGAATTCCCACAAGTTGGCTGCAGCACTTTGAGTTTGGAAACTGTCATTAATAATggttagaaattccaaggatgtcttAAAGCTGTCAGCAGGAGACCTCCGGCGCATGTCACTCAAATCACAGTCCCCCCCAATTATGTGGCTTTTTCCTACATGTTAGAGACAGGTGTGTAAGGAGCCGGTCCCCATGTGATTTGAGTTCAGTGCCAGCCCTGACCCCTCAGTGCAGTGCACCGGCTCCTGTGCCCAGGGCAGTATGTTGGCAGTGAGGGGAGTCTGGGATGAGAGCGGAGGAGCCAGGCAGCAGGTGGTTCAGAACAGAGGAAGTGCCcggggcagggaccaggctgcATGGTGGTGCCAGGGGTGAGTGCTGGGCTCTGGCTTCCCTGCCCCTGGTGACTCCTGATCGATTTGTTTCCCCTGTAGGACTCTGAGTGGGTGGTGGTGAAGGAGCCCATCATCAAACTGGCTGCCATAGACAACGGCTTGGCTTTCCCCCTGAAGCACCCCGACTCCTGGAGAGCATGTAGGTCCCTCTGCTGCGCTCCTGCTCGCGAACCTGGGGCCAGCCTGGTGCTTTGACAACTTGTCTTATGCTGGCAATCCCCAGGGCTAGGCCTGCAGCCCCGCACCAGCTCCCTGGAGCCGGCCGGGCACcatgctcccagaagcagcagggtggcctcagttccccctgggggctgggagATGGTTCAAGGGGTGGGAGCCATGGCAAGAGGGCTCATGCCAGCCCCCCAACGGGTGGAGCTGTCCCCAGGGCACCAGGCTGTGACCCCCATGCCATCCTTCGCAGGCCAGGGCTGAGCACATGGCTCTGACCTCGGCTCCGGCTCTTCCCCCCCCAGACCCCTTCTACTGGGCATGGCTGCCCCAGGCCAAAGTCCCCTTCTCACAGGAGATCAAAGACCTGATCCTCCCAAAGGTTTCCGACCCCAACTTCGTCAAAGACCTGGAGGAGGATTTGTACGAACTCTTCAAGGTCAGGTgggggcctgggagggagggaggtctgTCATGTAGATGGGAGGGGCTGGCCTGGGTGGTGCAATGAGACCCTTTCagagccagggggtggggggctcagcctGCGTGGGGTGGGTTTTGCTGCATCCTGCTAGCACCTTCTTGGGGGAGCAGAAatcccaggcagcagctgctgtcaggGCAGGGGCGTTGCTGCCTAGGGCCTGCGGGTCTCGCAGCAGGGGTCTGTGTCCAGGGTCTCACTGCCTTGGTGAGGGAGACGGGCGTGTCACtgccggggggtggggagtgtcGCTGCCTTGGCGGGGGTGTCTCGCTGCCTGGGTGAGGGAGGCAGGGGTGTTGTTGCCAGGGCCTGGGGTCTCACTGccttggggggtgaggggtgtctcGCTGCCTGTCCCTCACTGCCGTTTCTCTTGCAGAAGGACCCTGGCTTTGACCGGGGGCAGTTCCACAAGCAGATTGCTGTCCTGAGGGGCCAGGTATGCTGGGAAGGCCCCTCTTGGTGGGGCGGGCAACGGCTCCCTCTTGCCCTGTGGGCAGGCATGGCAGGGGCATGCTGGGCGCTGCAGTGTGGGACACTGGCCTAGTGCCCCTCGGGGGACAGTGGCCCCAGCAGTTCCCTGGTCTGCGGTGCCTAGGGCAGGAGTCCTGGACTCAGCATCCCTTCTGCTCTGTTGCCTAGATCCTGAACCTGACACAGGCCCTGAAGGACGGGAAGAGCCCCCTACACCTGGTGCAGATGCCACCGGTGATCGTGGAGACGGCACGCTCCCACCAGCGCAGCGCCAGCGAATCCTACACACAGAGCTTCCAGAGCCGCAAGCCCTTCTTCTCCTGGTGGTAGCTGGCTGCTGGGCCCCCTGGGCTGGCTGGAGCAGTGCTGGCCTGCTCCTGTCTGCTGCTGCGGACCTGCAGTCAGGACTCTACGCTCCAGGAGAGGGCAGGTGCATCTGGGGGAACTTCCAGCTGAACTCTGCCCGGGCAGAGCCATGGATTCCCCGTGCTGCGGGGCTTGGACAcagcctggcagagcccagctccagctgcaAACTGCCTGCTCAGCAGGAGTCCTCAATGCAGCTGCTGAGTGAGTGGAGCCGGGGCCTGCCTCCTGCATGTGGTTCTCAGCCCATCTgctccctgctggggctgggaTCCGCCCACCCCTCAGGAACCCAGGCTGCTCGCTGACTGCAGGGGAATAAAGGCAGCCAGTGTCAGCTGGAAGTGGCCCTGCTgggctgccccccctccccagtggctGTTTGGAGCTGGTGTCCCTGGAGAGGAGGCATGTGCATGAGTTGAGGGGCTGGCACAGGAGACCCAGCACGTGCCCAGGGCTGAgctggcagggggcagcaggccTGGGGGTGCCCCAAACAGCTGCGCTATTGAGTGTTTGTAGTTGCCCTTCctgcagaggggagagcaggggctggagactGTGGATCCCAGGGAGCGCTGAGCACCTTGGCACAGGAGTGATGCATGCTGGGACCTGGCCCCACTTCATAGGAAAGCTGAGGGCCCTGGCATGGGAGCTGcttgtcccccttccccactgggCACAGGGTGATCTATCCTGGTTTAGCTGGCCTGCCATTATTCCACCCTCTCTCCTATATGAGGGGCCCAtgttcccctctgctcctgccctcaGGCTGCTGGGCAGGCCCTCTGTCCAGGGGCACTCGCCCTCTGCTCCGCAGGCCCTGGCTGCATGTTGGGGCAGCCTGGCTTCACTTCTCAAAGGAGCCATGCCAGCCCTTCCCAGCCAGGGGGGAGTCCAGCCTGGCATGGGGGGGCTGGTGCCTGCTAGGTGAGCTATGGCTGCTGGAAGGGTTCTGGCTCCATGCATCTGTAGggctccctcttccccaccctgttGCTGGTCCTGCGGCCAGGCGGCTTGCCTCATGGGCACTGCCCAGGGGCAGTTCTGGGCATCATACAGCTGGTTCCCAGGCTGGGCCTGGGCCAAGCTCCTCCTCCTGGTCCTGCCCCAAGTCCCCTGGGGTGGCCTAGCAAAGCACCGGGGCTCAGGCTGTGCTGCCCcattggggcaggggggttgggcacATTCCCCTCCATGAAcggaagtgggtggggggagtcaggctctggggcaggcctgggctgCAGGACCTGGGCCCCTGTGCGCTGGAGCTGGCCAGGGGCTTTGTGGGCTGTGGCCACTGCTAGCAAGCCAGAGGCAAGATTCCATCtttctggcagctgctgctgctgcaacctGACCTGTAATGTATCGTTCTCATGCACTGTTGAAATGTATGTAATGTATTTAAACCCATGCACCAGCTGAGTCAGACCTGCCTTTCCCTGTGGGGCTCTGGGGGTTGGGAGAGGTGacacctgctgcagctggggggtgAGTGCCCCTCTGCCTGTGGGTGCCACTTGCTCCTGTCTGCCCCTGGGGGCTGTGATGTGGCACTTATCAGGCAGGGCCTGTGGCCTACCCCCGACCTGTCACTGATaagtctgggctgggggtgctgtcCTTGCTCTAGTGCCCCAGGGAGCTACTCTCCTGGGCCTGAACCCAGCTGCAGGAGtagggggagctgctgcagccaggctggagcaaggggcagcagctgggggctgtgcCCTGCTGAGCTGGCTGCGGTCAGTAGAACAGGCCCATCTCCCTGAGGCCCCAATGCTTCCAgcacctgtgctgctgtagctGACCTGCCTGCCATGGGCACAGGGCAAAGCTGCTGTCAGCTGTGAGGAatgccctgcagagctgggcatctAGGGGTGCCCCCTGGGGGCTGGCAGCTGTGGGCATGCTGCTTTCTGCCTGAAGCTAGAGCACTGTCTGTCAGGGCCTGTGTAaagtgacccctccccctgcattagtgggctggaggggggtgggatcTGGCGGGAAGGGGTCAGGGAAGGGCCTGAGCAGTGTCCTCTACTTCCAGCTGAGGAGCATGTGCCATGTTAGGAGAATTGTGCTGGCTCCCTCCTCACAAGAGGCAGCGGGGCTATGAGCCCCCTGTTGAATTGGCTGCCAGGCAGTCTGACCCCACAGAGGGAGAAaagcaccccccccaccccactgtactTCGTGTCCTTCAGCCGCGTGCATCTGAACTGGGGCTTTCTAGCACTTCCCCTGGCCTTTCCACAGCCCTCGTCCTGCAGGAGCATAGCCAGGGCCTGGGGAGTCTCACAGTGCAATGGGCTGAGTGGGACGGTGCCCAGGGATCTGAACAGACAAAACAACAGGCTGGCATTTACACCCCACCTGCCAGGCTGAGcacccagctgggctgctgtacAGAGGTGCCCTGGCTGTGTCATGCTGTAGTGAGAGCCTCACCCCACATAGGTGTGTCTCCCTGGTCCTCCCCTCTCGGAGCTGGCCAGGCCTGCAGTAAATCCTGGCAgtgcagacagcagcagactgGGAGGCATGTACAGGTCTCACGGCTGGGTTACTGCTCTGGCTTTTATTACACATTCTCTCCTGCTGTATTCAACAAGCATCAGGTGTTTTCCTTGGGCTGCCCACAGTTGGGTGGGGCTCACCTATGGGACTTGGACCCCATGCAGAGGGGCACCCTAGAAAGCCAGCTCTGGTGCTGACTGCATTTGCCCCACGTGTacccccccagccaggcctggaggtgggggaagggctgcCTGCTTGTGGGTTACTCCCCTCCCCATTTGGGCTCATCTAGCTGCCAGCACAAGGCTCAGCACCACTTGGGTCCCAGAGGCCCTGGCCCCTCAGCAAAGGGCCTTCAGGGCAAGTTTGTGTTGGATGAGGGGTGGCTGCAAGGCCCATTCgcagcccaggctgcagctgccCTAGGCTGGCTGGTCCCCACAGTGATGGGTGGCTCACTTCCCCGCAgggacccctcactctgctcccctctcccttcacctactgtgggggagggaggggaatctgCAGCTGCTTGGCCCAGCTCTAGCCAGGGGGGACAGAACCCCCGCCCTGTGTCTCTGCCAGCGTGTGGGGCTGAGCCTGgccaggcagctgggagctcccagcaccagctgccCCCCTCACTGCTGGAGCTGGTGCAGGTACCCTGTGGGCCCTGGCCCCCTCTTCCTCCGCCTGGTCCTTGGACCTGTCCTGCTAGGCCCCTCCAGCCTCGGGGTGCTGCCAGGGTCTGCGCCAGGGGAGCTGCTGTCCTCGAGCCTGTAGGGGAACAAATGGAGTCAGtgtgaggggcagaggatgccTGGCCAGGAACACATGGGGCATCCCTGCCCCAGGCGCGAGGGTGGAGCTGGAATTGCGGCAGAGGCAGCTAGCCCAGCCTCCCTCAGGGCAAAGGATCTCCCTAGCCGAGGCTGCCCCTTCCAGCCATGCCCTCCCCATGGCCTTGCTGCAGGGGGGCTCCCCTCCTGGGCCAGGCCAGATGGGAGCCAGGGACAGGTTTGGAGTCTGTTACCCACAGTGCTGGGGGAGCTAGAGGGGGAGGCGGCAGGTCCAAGGAAGGGCCCTGGCACTGGGATGCTCTTTTGTGTTTAGGGGTAGCTCATTCAGTCTACCCTGGGCCAGCCCCTGAATCACACAGGGCAGGCATGCCCCCACCAGGGCTTGTGGGGTGACCTGCCACTGCCCCATGTttccccagagccccaccccacgGTGCAATCTCCCCACAGGAGGCTGTGCTGGCCACTCCGCAtgctcagggccctgggcccagcctgtACCTTGGGTGGctgctgtcctgagctgctggGCTCAGCTGGGGTGGCagccgccccctcctctgcctgcccCTGAGCTGGCGCAGGGCTTGGGCCGTGCGCCGGTCGCCCGCATAGCCCAAGACCAGCTGGGCGCGTTCCTCGGCCCGTGTGTCCCCGCTGCTCCGGAACAGCTGCCTCAGCTGCAGCAGCCCCACGCCCTGGAAGATGTTGGCAGAAGCTCTTTTCCGGGCACAGGCCTCAGGAGCCTGGCGCTGCAGGGGGTCACATGCCACAGAGGCCGGGGTGCCCATGGGTCTGCCCCCGTGGGCCCAGAGGAGAAGCTGTGGGAAGGAAGGGAACAGGATGAGGCTGCGAGAAGGGTTTGGgtgtcccactgcctcctgcATCCCCTGGGCCTCCCCTGCTGGgacgggtgggggaggggggagcctagGGGATTTTGCAGCCTGCACCCATAACATCTGCCCAGTGTCCCAGCCAGTGTGTCACTAGCCAGGGGCCCAAGGCCAGCTGGGAAAGAGAAGAGCCAGATATTTCCCTGCCTGGCTGCGCTGCCTTTGGGGCCCAGAGGGGCCCCATTTCCTGagctggctgagcagggctggaccCGAGCCACCATCCCCAGGACACAACAGCCCCATAGCCCTCGGGCAGGCCCAGGAAAGAGGGGGGGGGCCGCTGCCTTCTCCGGCGGGCCGCGAGCAGGGGGGGTCGCGCTCCAACGACGGGCGGCCCTGGGCTCTCCGGGTGCGTCTACACAGCAGCTACAAGCCCAGGGCTGGCCCGCGCCAGCTGGCCCCGGGGCTGGGTAACTGTGGTTACGCCCCGGCTGGGTCCCGGCGCTCCAGCCCCAAGGGCGAGAGGCAGTGACcggccccgagcccggccccgGCGCAGGCAGCGGCGGGGTTCAACGCCAGTGTAGACGCGCCTCGGCGCCCTCGGCCCCACCGCCGCTcagcgcccgcccgcccgcggAGGGAGCCAGCCCCGGACCTGCCCGCGACCGGCCCCCGGCTCGGGGGGGCTGGCGGCGGGGGGCCCGAGCGCCCCGGCCGGGCCCGACCGGACAGACCGGACAGACCGGAGCGGACCGGACCCGCCCCGAGCGCCCCCGCCCGGCTACCTGCGCACGCGACTGGCGGCGGCGTCGGCTCCGCGGCCGGGCCCGGCTCTGGGGTCCGGCCCGAACCCCCCGCCCCGAGCGAGgaccgcagccccgccccccgccagccAGCCAATCAGCGGCCGCGGCCATCCGCGTCCCGCCTTCCCGAGCCGGACGCGGAGACACCGGCCGCCCAATCAGGCCCCGCACAGGGGGAGGGGCGGCGCCTGGCGCCTCTCGGGGAAACACGTGGCACTCAGTGACGTCAATAGGCAAGCGGTGACCAGCTGCTGGCGGGGGGGTCCGGCGCTACTGGCGGGGAGAAGCGGGGAGCGCCCCCCCCGGAGCCTGCAGCCGCCCCCCCCATCCCGCCcaaacccccccgccccggagcctgcagccgcccccccccatcccgcccGGGACCCCCGCCCGGGACCCCCGCCCGGGAGCCTGCAGCCgcccccccccatcccgcccGGGCCCCCCCGCCCGGGAGCCTGCAGCCGCCCCCCTCATCCCGCCCAAAACCCCCCGCCCGGGAGCCTGCAGCCGCCCCCCCCATCCCGCCCGGGACCCCCGCCCGGGAGCCTGCAGCCGCCCCCCGCCCGGGAGCctgcagccgccccccccccatcccgctCGGGGCCCCCCGCCCGGGAGCCTGCAGCCGCCCCCCCATCCCGCTCGGGGCCCCCCGCTCGGGAGCCTGCAGCCGCCCCCCCCATCCCGCCCAAAACCCCCCGCCCGGGAGCCTGCAGCCgcccccccccatcccgcccGGGCCCCCCCGCCCGGGAGCCTGCAGCCGCCCCCCCCATCCCGCCCAAAACCCCCCGCCCGGGAGCctgcagccgccccccccccccatcccgcccGGGCCCCCCCGCCCGGGAGCCTGCAGCCGCCCCCCCCATCCCGCCCAAAACCCCCCGCCCGGGAGCctgcagccgcccccccccccccccatcccgcccGGGACCCCCGCCCGGGAGCCTGCAGCCGCCCTGTgaggatgtgactcagcagggaggggggagggttgacctgggaatgtgccctggggaggggagacctgagcgggggtgacacctctgccaggaatgtggacagaggctgcaggagggaacctgctgggggggtttagtgtcagtttggaggctggggggaggaacacagggaaccccagggctggggtctaagctccctgctcccccagaaggacgtgactgaggggtcctgggggtacccacaagctctgttttggactgtgttcctgttgtccaataaaccttctgttttactggttggctgagagtctcagtgaatcccaggaagaggggtgcagggcctggactcccccacactccgtgacaacacCCCATCCCGCCCGGGACCCCCCGCCCAGGAGCCTGCAG
Proteins encoded:
- the AVPI1 gene encoding arginine vasopressin-induced protein 1; this translates as MGTPASVACDPLQRQAPEACARKRASANIFQGVGLLQLRQLFRSSGDTRAEERAQLVLGYAGDRRTAQALRQLRGRQRRGRLPPQLSPAAQDSSHPRLEDSSSPGADPGSTPRLEGPSRTGPRTRRRKRGPGPTGYLHQLQQ